Proteins encoded together in one Prunus dulcis chromosome 3, ALMONDv2, whole genome shotgun sequence window:
- the LOC117621582 gene encoding protein THYLAKOID FORMATION1, chloroplastic isoform X2: MAAVATLSFSALSQCSDRKSVISSTRNLAYNSEGLRLRTSFSCNNGGVRASSSSSRMVIHCMSDAPTVADTKLNFLKAYKRPIPSVYNTVLQELIVQQHLIKYKKSYRYDPVFALGFVTVFDQLMDGYPSDEDREAIFQAYIEALNEDPEQYRIDAQKLEEWAQAQTSSSLVEFPSREGEIEGTLKDIAERAASKGSFSYSRFFAVGLFRLLELANATEPTILEKLCAALNIDKRSVDRDLDVYRNLLSKLVQAKELLKEYVAREKKKREERVENQKANEAVTK, translated from the exons ATGGCTGCTGTTGctactctctctttctctgcccTGAGTCAGTGTTCTGATAGAAAATCGGTAATATCTTCTACTCGGAATTTGGCTTACAACTCCGAAGGTCTCCGGCTCCGTACGAGCTTTTCCTGCAATAATGGTGGTGTTCGAGCATCGAGTTCGAGTTCTCGTATGGTGATTCATTGCATGTCAG ATGCGCCTACTGTAGCTGACACAAAGTTGAATTTTCTTAAAGCGTATAAGCGACCAATCCCTAGTGTTTACAACACTGTACTGCAGGAGCTGATTGTCCAACAGCATTTGATTAAGTACAAGAAGTCATACCGGTATGATCCCGTGTTCGCCCTTGGTTTTGTCACTGTATTTGATCAACTCATGGATGGATACCCCAGCGATGAGGATCGAGAGGCAATCTTCCAAGCTTACATCGAAGCATTGAATGAGGACCCAGAGCAATACAG AATTGATGCACAAAAGTTGGAAGAGTGGGCTCAGGCACAAACTTCCAGTTCATTAGTTGAGTTCCCATCCAGAGAAGGAGAAATTGAGGGGACATTGAAGGACATTGCAGAAAGGGCAGCAAGCAAAGGAAGTTTTAGCTACAGTCGTTTCTTTGCTGTTGGGCTCTTTCGTCTTCTCGAATTGGCCAATGCAACTGAACCAACAATATTAGAAAAG TTATGTGCAGCCTTAAACATTGACAAAAGAAGTGTGGACCGGGACCTTGATGTGTACCGCAATCTGCTCTCCAAGCTGGTTCAGGCAAAAGAGCTTCTAAAGGAATATGTGGCCAG ggagaagaagaaaagagaagaaagggtTGAAAATCAGAAGGCCAATGAAGCAGTTACAAAATGA
- the LOC117621581 gene encoding transcription factor MYB41-like, producing the protein MGRAPCCDKNGLKKGPWTTEEDALLVDYVQKHGTGNWRNLPKNAGLERCGKSCRLRWTNYLRPDIKRGRFSFEEEETIIQLHSILGNKWSAIAARLPGRTDNEIKNYWNTHIRKRLLKMGIDPVTHAPRIDLLDLSSILSSYMCNNPAAALLNLSSLLSSTQQQQPLVNPELLRLATNLLSIKQENPELCSQNYNLHDQNQLCNSQPQNSQVLPPLQSHDQLQDLIQGDFSADVAKMKQLMQVINAEGYSPNMTNFNCPTVSQENMVHSNLGADHQTAVCQPSYVPCTTSSDPTNIPDLPENYFQSLNYNRSSDFSFDSVMSTPYSSPTALNSSGTYINSSTEDEKESYCSDWLKFEIPESVLDINDIM; encoded by the exons ATGGGAAGAGCTCCTTGCTGTGATAAAAATGGACTCAAGAAAGGTCCATGGACTACTGAAGAAGATGCTTTGCTCGTCGATTACGTTCAGAAACACGGAACGGGGAATTGGCGAAACCTTCCGAAGAACGCAG GGCTTGAAAGATGTGGGAAGAGTTGCCGCCTTAGATGGACAAACTACCTGAGACCTGATATAAAGAGAGGAAGATTCTcctttgaagaagaagagactATAATCCAGCTACATAGCATCCTGGGAAACAA ATGGTCAGCTATTGCAGCTCGGTTGCCAGGGAGGACAGACAATGAGATCAAGAACTACTGGAACACGCATATCAGAAAGAGGCTCCTTAAAATGGGAATTGATCCGGTGACACATGCTCCACGAATCGACCTTCTTGATCTGTCCTCAATTCTCAGCTCATATATGTGCAACAATCCAGCTGCTGCCCTTCTCAATTTGTCAAGCTTGCTGAGTAGCACCCAGCAGCAGCAACCGCTTGTCAATCCAGAGCTGCTAAGGCTGGCAACCAATCTGTTGTCaatcaaacaagaaaaccCAGAATTGTGTTCCCAAAACTATAATCTCCATGATCAAAACCAGCTCTGCAATTCCCAGCCGCAAAATAGCCAAGTGCTCCCACCTTTACAGTCCCATGACCAGCTCCAAGATCTCATCCAAGGGGACTTTTCTGCTGACGTGGCGAAAATGAAACAGCTTATGCAAGTGATCAATGCGGAAGGGTACTCACCCAACATGACCAACTTTAACTGCCCCACAGTTTCCCAAGAAAATATGGTTCATTCAAATTTGGGGGCTGATCATCAAACTGCTGTTTGCCAACCAAGCTATGTGCCTTGCACTACTTCAAGTGATCCCACAAACATTCCTGATTTGCCCGAAAATTATTTCCAATCTTTGAATTACAACAGAAGTAGCGATTTCAGCTTCGATTCTGTTATGTCGACGCCTTATTCAAGCCCCACCGCATTGAATTCATCGGGAACATACATAAACAGCAGCACAGAGGATGAAAAAGAAAGCTATTGCAGCGACTGGTTGAAGTTTGAAATCCCAGAGAGTGTTTTGGATATTAACGATATTATGTAG
- the LOC117621582 gene encoding protein THYLAKOID FORMATION1, chloroplastic isoform X3 produces the protein MAAVATLSFSALSQCSDRKSVISSTRNLAYNSEGLRLRTSFSCNNGGVRASSSSSRMVIHCMSGASYAPTVADTKLNFLKAYKRPIPSVYNTVLQELIVQQHLIKYKKSYRYDPVFALGFVTVFDQLMDGYPSDEDREAIFQAYIEALNEDPEQYRIDAQKLEEWAQAQTSSSLVEFPSREGEIEGTLKDIAERAASKGSFSYSRFFAVGLFRLLELANATEPTILEKGEEEKRRKG, from the exons ATGGCTGCTGTTGctactctctctttctctgcccTGAGTCAGTGTTCTGATAGAAAATCGGTAATATCTTCTACTCGGAATTTGGCTTACAACTCCGAAGGTCTCCGGCTCCGTACGAGCTTTTCCTGCAATAATGGTGGTGTTCGAGCATCGAGTTCGAGTTCTCGTATGGTGATTCATTGCATGTCAGGCGCGTCAT ATGCGCCTACTGTAGCTGACACAAAGTTGAATTTTCTTAAAGCGTATAAGCGACCAATCCCTAGTGTTTACAACACTGTACTGCAGGAGCTGATTGTCCAACAGCATTTGATTAAGTACAAGAAGTCATACCGGTATGATCCCGTGTTCGCCCTTGGTTTTGTCACTGTATTTGATCAACTCATGGATGGATACCCCAGCGATGAGGATCGAGAGGCAATCTTCCAAGCTTACATCGAAGCATTGAATGAGGACCCAGAGCAATACAG AATTGATGCACAAAAGTTGGAAGAGTGGGCTCAGGCACAAACTTCCAGTTCATTAGTTGAGTTCCCATCCAGAGAAGGAGAAATTGAGGGGACATTGAAGGACATTGCAGAAAGGGCAGCAAGCAAAGGAAGTTTTAGCTACAGTCGTTTCTTTGCTGTTGGGCTCTTTCGTCTTCTCGAATTGGCCAATGCAACTGAACCAACAATATTAGAAAAG ggagaagaagaaaagagaagaaagggtTGA
- the LOC117621582 gene encoding protein THYLAKOID FORMATION1, chloroplastic isoform X1, producing the protein MAAVATLSFSALSQCSDRKSVISSTRNLAYNSEGLRLRTSFSCNNGGVRASSSSSRMVIHCMSGASYAPTVADTKLNFLKAYKRPIPSVYNTVLQELIVQQHLIKYKKSYRYDPVFALGFVTVFDQLMDGYPSDEDREAIFQAYIEALNEDPEQYRIDAQKLEEWAQAQTSSSLVEFPSREGEIEGTLKDIAERAASKGSFSYSRFFAVGLFRLLELANATEPTILEKLCAALNIDKRSVDRDLDVYRNLLSKLVQAKELLKEYVAREKKKREERVENQKANEAVTK; encoded by the exons ATGGCTGCTGTTGctactctctctttctctgcccTGAGTCAGTGTTCTGATAGAAAATCGGTAATATCTTCTACTCGGAATTTGGCTTACAACTCCGAAGGTCTCCGGCTCCGTACGAGCTTTTCCTGCAATAATGGTGGTGTTCGAGCATCGAGTTCGAGTTCTCGTATGGTGATTCATTGCATGTCAGGCGCGTCAT ATGCGCCTACTGTAGCTGACACAAAGTTGAATTTTCTTAAAGCGTATAAGCGACCAATCCCTAGTGTTTACAACACTGTACTGCAGGAGCTGATTGTCCAACAGCATTTGATTAAGTACAAGAAGTCATACCGGTATGATCCCGTGTTCGCCCTTGGTTTTGTCACTGTATTTGATCAACTCATGGATGGATACCCCAGCGATGAGGATCGAGAGGCAATCTTCCAAGCTTACATCGAAGCATTGAATGAGGACCCAGAGCAATACAG AATTGATGCACAAAAGTTGGAAGAGTGGGCTCAGGCACAAACTTCCAGTTCATTAGTTGAGTTCCCATCCAGAGAAGGAGAAATTGAGGGGACATTGAAGGACATTGCAGAAAGGGCAGCAAGCAAAGGAAGTTTTAGCTACAGTCGTTTCTTTGCTGTTGGGCTCTTTCGTCTTCTCGAATTGGCCAATGCAACTGAACCAACAATATTAGAAAAG TTATGTGCAGCCTTAAACATTGACAAAAGAAGTGTGGACCGGGACCTTGATGTGTACCGCAATCTGCTCTCCAAGCTGGTTCAGGCAAAAGAGCTTCTAAAGGAATATGTGGCCAG ggagaagaagaaaagagaagaaagggtTGAAAATCAGAAGGCCAATGAAGCAGTTACAAAATGA
- the LOC117621580 gene encoding diacylglycerol kinase 5-like codes for MVIGSHLLGSIVGGKMAHSNSGEDFLKNFKIPKYVLVPKSESESVPNVPVVPECPVLVFINSRSGGQLGGDLLVTYRSLLNETQVFDLGEETPDKVLSRIYANLEKLKQNGDEFATKIQEKLRIIVAGGDGTAGWLLGVVSDLKLSHSPPIATVPLGTGNNLPFAFGWGKKNPGTDPQSVKSFMNEVKKAKEMKIDSWHLLMRMKTPKDGPLDPIAPLELPHSLHAFGRVSDTNEMSVEGCHTFRGGFWNYFSMGMDAQVSYAFHTERKLHPEKFKNQFSNQSTYAKITRSQGWFSSSLSQSSSRNINQFAKLMIMKNHGGHWEELQIPPSIKSIVCLNLPSFSGGFNPWGMPSRRRHNGEFTPPYVDDGRIEVVGFRDAWHGLVLLAPKGHGTRLTQAHRIRFLFHKGAIDHTYMRIDGEPWKQPLPVDDETVMVEISHLRQVNILATHGCRSKSINNPVSPSSHGADEEDSDEEAHESAEYRKFGAADTFKLPEEIDISQLS; via the exons ATGGTCATAGGCTCTCATCTCCTCGGCTCAATAG TTGGAGGAAAAATGGCACATTCCAACTCTGGGGAGGACTTCTTgaagaatttcaaaattccaaaGTATGTACTAGTGCCAAAATCAGAGAGTGAAAGTGTACCTAATGTACCTGTTGTACCCGAGTGTCCAGTTTTAGTGTTTATCAACTCCAGAAGTGGTGGTCAGCTAGGTGGGGATCTTCTTGTCACGTACCGTTCCCTTCTCAATGAAACTCAg GTTTTTGATTTGGGGGAAGAGACTCCTGATAAGGTTCTGAGCCGAATCTATGCCAATCTGGAAAAACTCAAGCAGAATGGGGATGAATTTGCTACAAAGATTCAAGAGAAATTGAGAATAATT GTTGCAGGTGGTGATGGAACTGCTGGTTGGCTTCTTGGAGTTGTTTCTGATCTTAAATTATCTCATTCACCCCCAATAGCAACAGTACCCTTGGGAACTGGAAACAATCTTCCATTTGCATTTGGATGG GGGAAGAAGAATCCCGGGACAGATCCTCAATCTGTGAAATCGTTTATGAATGAAGTAAAGAAAGCCAAGGAAATGAAAATAGACAG CTGGCACCTCCTCATGAGGATGAAGACTCCAAAAGATGGTCCATTGGATCCCATTGCTCCTCTTGAGCTTCCACATTCTTTGCATGCATTTGGTCGAGTCTCTGATACAAATGAGATGAGCGTG GAAGGTTGCCATACATTTCGTGGGGGGTTTTGGAACTACTTTAGTATGG GGATGGATGCTCAAGTATCATATGCATTTCATACTGAGCGAAAGCTGCATCCCGAAAAGTTTAAAAACCAGTTTTCAAATCAG AGTACTTATGCAAAGATTACCCGTTCACAAGGctggttttcttcttccctttctCAGTCTTCTTCCCG GAACATAAACCAATTTGCAAAGTTGATGATCATGAAAAACCATGGTGGTCATTGGGAAGAGCTCCAAATTCCTCCAAG CATCAAGTCAATTGTGTGCCTTAATTTGCCTAGCTTTTCTGGTGGATTTAATCCTTGGGGAATGCCAAGTAGGAGGAGGCATAAT GGAGAATTTACTCCACCATATGTAGACGATGGCCGCATTGAGGTCGTTGGTTTCAGAGATGCTTGGCATGGGCTTGTTTTGCTTGCGCCAAAGGGACATGGGACTCGTCTCACCCAG GCCCACCGGATCCGCTTTCTGTTTCACAAGGGTGCAATCGATCATACGTACATGAGGATCGATGGCGAGCCCTGGAAGCAACCCCTCCCAGTTGATGATGAAACTGTCATGGTGGAAATCTCTCACCTTCGCCAGGTGAATATTCTTGCCACGCACGGCTGCAGGTCGAAAAGCATTAACAATCCCGTGTCACCGAGCAGCCATGGAGCTGATGAAGAGGATTCGGATGAAGAAGCTCATGAATCAGCAGAGTATAGGAAGTTTGGTGCAGCAGACACATTTAAGCTCCCggaagaaattgatatttcTCAGCTTAGTTAA